A DNA window from Verrucomicrobiia bacterium contains the following coding sequences:
- a CDS encoding peptidyl-prolyl cis-trans isomerase, which produces MKTPRTAIARPEPSFSRPPAPRTTALSRIAPLLLLPFLASCGPYTTSKTTAVASEGVALSQGAIAVVGSQAISPDTLLGAWIQRNQGTVAPADKAAVLDDLIRRELLHAEARRTAFDERPDILAAWRDFVINRFAEERERTGGALPPPTEAEIEDHYERHLSHYSSPERIRAALILIRQSPLADEERKEALVARLAALRDQAVQQADSAPDFGELARAHSEHRATRHLGGDVGWMTHDTAAGAWPDEVVTALFALRRQGEISPAIRTSEGLFLLKLIARQPSEPLPLADVRERISQQLSRTRALEAEAAFYEGLKRAHPVRIDTNLLAELCQAPPRVAIRPPHLPLR; this is translated from the coding sequence ATGAAGACACCGCGCACAGCGATCGCCCGCCCCGAACCCAGTTTCTCCCGGCCTCCGGCACCGCGCACAACGGCGCTCTCCCGGATTGCCCCCCTCCTGCTTCTCCCCTTCCTGGCCTCCTGCGGACCCTATACAACCTCGAAGACCACGGCAGTCGCCAGCGAGGGCGTTGCGTTGAGTCAGGGGGCGATCGCGGTTGTCGGGAGTCAGGCGATCTCACCCGACACACTCCTGGGCGCGTGGATCCAACGCAATCAGGGGACGGTCGCACCGGCAGACAAGGCCGCCGTGCTGGATGACCTGATCAGGCGTGAACTTCTCCATGCGGAGGCCCGGAGGACGGCATTCGACGAGCGCCCGGACATCCTTGCCGCCTGGCGTGACTTCGTCATCAATCGCTTTGCCGAGGAACGGGAGCGTACAGGTGGGGCCCTTCCTCCACCCACCGAGGCGGAAATCGAGGATCACTATGAGCGTCACCTGAGTCACTACTCATCTCCAGAACGCATCCGGGCCGCCCTGATCCTCATCCGGCAGTCCCCGCTTGCCGATGAGGAGAGGAAGGAGGCCCTGGTGGCACGACTGGCAGCGTTGCGGGATCAGGCTGTCCAACAGGCGGATTCCGCTCCGGATTTCGGCGAACTGGCCCGGGCACACTCGGAGCATCGGGCGACACGACATCTGGGAGGAGACGTCGGATGGATGACTCATGACACGGCAGCCGGCGCCTGGCCCGACGAGGTGGTTACCGCCCTCTTTGCGCTTCGCCGGCAGGGCGAAATCAGCCCGGCAATCAGGACCTCAGAAGGGCTCTTCCTTCTCAAACTCATCGCCCGCCAGCCCAGCGAGCCTCTTCCCCTGGCCGACGTTCGGGAGCGCATCAGCCAGCAACTCAGCCGGACTCGGGCCCTTGAGGCGGAAGCGGCGTTCTACGAGGGTCTCAAGCGAGCCCACCCGGTCCGCATCGATACCAACCTGCTGGCAGAACTCTGCCAGGCACCGCCCCGGGTCGCCATCCGCCCGCCGCATCTGCCGCTCCGCTGA
- a CDS encoding DMT family transporter: MPGAGGLFILAAVPAWFIWTTTALLSWGLWAVLSKALGDALTAEQSQALSTLGLLPILPALAWRSRGRLRGASSRGLALAFLGGVITCLGNIAFYAALARGEKVAAVASLTAISPLVTVLLAVLLLRERMNRVQLAGLAMSFVAIWLFNVQHERGLLSSTVLFALPPILLWGASGFLQKVATNHLPGETAALVYLGAFVPVGIFFALRAPWPEAIPPRAWGLAAALGFFIAFGNFAVLAAYARGGQASVIAPMSNLYPIISVPVAVLWFQESIGPREAVAIAAALVSVAALSWETAGRTSGMAVSTS; the protein is encoded by the coding sequence TTGCCCGGCGCGGGCGGGCTCTTCATCCTCGCCGCCGTGCCCGCCTGGTTCATCTGGACGACCACCGCGCTGCTCTCCTGGGGGCTGTGGGCGGTGCTGTCCAAGGCGCTTGGCGACGCGCTCACGGCGGAACAGAGCCAGGCGCTCTCGACGCTCGGTCTGCTGCCGATTCTGCCTGCGCTCGCGTGGCGCAGCCGGGGCAGGCTGCGAGGTGCGTCATCCAGGGGCCTGGCGCTTGCCTTCCTCGGCGGCGTCATCACCTGCCTGGGGAACATCGCGTTCTACGCGGCCCTGGCGCGCGGCGAGAAGGTCGCGGCGGTCGCGTCGCTCACGGCGATCTCGCCGCTGGTCACGGTGCTGCTCGCGGTGCTGCTTCTGCGCGAGCGCATGAACCGTGTCCAGCTCGCCGGCCTCGCGATGTCGTTCGTCGCCATCTGGCTGTTCAACGTGCAGCACGAGCGTGGGCTGCTGTCGAGCACGGTCCTGTTCGCGCTGCCGCCGATCCTGCTTTGGGGCGCATCGGGTTTCCTCCAGAAGGTGGCCACCAACCATCTCCCCGGTGAGACGGCGGCGCTGGTTTATCTTGGCGCGTTCGTGCCGGTCGGGATCTTCTTTGCGTTGCGGGCGCCGTGGCCGGAGGCGATTCCTCCGCGTGCCTGGGGTCTGGCGGCGGCGCTCGGATTCTTCATCGCGTTTGGGAACTTCGCCGTGCTGGCTGCCTACGCGCGCGGCGGTCAGGCCTCGGTGATCGCGCCGATGAGCAATCTCTATCCCATCATCAGCGTGCCCGTGGCCGTGCTCTGGTTTCAGGAGAGCATCGGCCCGCGCGAGGCCGTGGCGATCGCCGCCGCGCTGGTCTCCGTGGCCGCGCTCTCGTGGGAGACCGCCGGCCGAACCTCCGGGATGGCCGTCTCAACCTCATGA
- a CDS encoding homocysteine S-methyltransferase family protein: MPQSITELLRTGVVIGDGGYLIELERRGHVDSGSGREKVGTGRGSGQFTPEVAIENPDALRELHREFLKAGSNVLQALTFFGTREKLNRAGYGADTERINVAAVKLAKEVAGDRALVAGSVSRTQLTEREGMTSLDKSRDHLAEQIRLLKDAGVDFLILETFFHLAEMEVALRCAADAGLPAVATMSFRPLITRCSDDRTPAECARAMADLGAIAVGANCEQDPQRMLPLLREMRAAATVPLAAQPAAFHTTEACHSFTRLPAFPDDLETIQVPRGAFVEFGKWARAEGVAYAGGCCGCNAAYIRALAAGVSQAA; the protein is encoded by the coding sequence ATGCCCCAATCCATCACTGAGCTTCTGCGCACGGGTGTCGTCATCGGCGACGGCGGTTATCTCATCGAACTCGAACGACGCGGCCACGTGGACAGCGGCTCGGGCCGTGAGAAGGTCGGCACCGGACGCGGCAGCGGGCAGTTCACGCCCGAGGTGGCCATCGAGAACCCGGACGCGCTCCGCGAACTGCACCGTGAATTCCTCAAGGCCGGCTCGAACGTGCTTCAGGCCCTGACCTTCTTCGGCACGCGTGAAAAATTGAACCGCGCCGGTTACGGGGCGGACACGGAAAGGATCAATGTCGCCGCCGTGAAGCTGGCGAAGGAGGTCGCGGGCGACCGGGCGCTGGTGGCAGGCAGCGTCTCCCGCACCCAGCTCACGGAACGGGAGGGCATGACCTCACTGGACAAGTCGCGCGACCATCTCGCCGAGCAGATCCGGCTGCTCAAGGATGCGGGCGTGGACTTCCTGATCCTCGAGACCTTCTTCCACCTCGCGGAGATGGAGGTCGCGCTGCGATGTGCGGCGGATGCCGGCCTGCCCGCCGTGGCGACCATGAGCTTCCGTCCCCTCATCACCCGGTGCAGTGACGACAGGACGCCTGCCGAATGCGCGCGGGCGATGGCGGATCTCGGGGCCATTGCCGTGGGCGCGAATTGCGAACAGGACCCGCAACGGATGCTGCCGTTGCTGCGGGAGATGCGCGCGGCGGCGACGGTGCCGCTGGCCGCGCAGCCGGCGGCGTTCCACACCACGGAGGCATGCCACAGCTTCACGCGCCTGCCGGCGTTCCCCGACGACCTGGAGACGATCCAGGTCCCGCGCGGTGCGTTTGTGGAGTTCGGGAAATGGGCGCGCGCCGAGGGCGTGGCGTACGCGGGCGGATGCTGCGGCTGCAACGCGGCCTACATCCGGGCGCTGGCAGCGGGCGTGAGTCAGGCCGCGTAG
- a CDS encoding 6-phosphogluconolactonase, which translates to MNVLVFQTAEQANAAAAETLAGWLVAPGTRNVMLAAGNTPLELYRLVAARRLALAHLNVFALDEYVGVPRDEPRNCANLIRRTAVGPWGVPAANGFMVSSLEAEALACIRAHERRIGEMGGLDVIVLGLGQNGHLGFNEPGSAEDSVARVLDLDAISVEANRQWFNGDYAPSRGATVGMKTILAARRVLIMAYGPHKAAAVASMRHGPRDASCPASWLQGHGDTQVFLDAAAASRTEAGP; encoded by the coding sequence ATGAATGTCCTGGTCTTTCAGACGGCCGAACAGGCCAACGCCGCCGCTGCCGAAACGCTGGCGGGATGGCTGGTCGCGCCGGGAACCCGCAACGTGATGCTCGCCGCAGGGAACACGCCGCTCGAACTGTACCGGCTTGTCGCTGCGCGCCGGCTGGCGCTCGCCCATCTGAATGTCTTCGCCCTCGACGAGTACGTGGGTGTGCCGCGGGATGAACCCCGCAACTGTGCCAATCTCATCCGCCGCACCGCCGTCGGGCCGTGGGGGGTGCCGGCCGCGAACGGATTCATGGTGAGTTCGCTGGAGGCGGAGGCGCTGGCCTGCATCCGGGCCCACGAGCGGCGCATCGGGGAGATGGGCGGCCTCGATGTCATCGTTCTCGGTCTCGGCCAGAACGGGCATCTCGGCTTCAACGAGCCGGGCAGCGCGGAGGATTCCGTCGCGCGCGTGCTCGATCTCGATGCCATCTCCGTCGAGGCGAACCGGCAGTGGTTCAACGGGGACTACGCGCCCTCGCGCGGGGCGACGGTGGGAATGAAGACGATCCTCGCCGCACGACGGGTGCTGATCATGGCCTATGGCCCGCACAAGGCCGCCGCTGTGGCGTCCATGCGGCACGGCCCACGCGATGCGTCCTGCCCGGCGTCGTGGCTCCAGGGCCATGGCGACACACAGGTCTTCCTCGATGCCGCCGCCGCGAGTCGAACGGAAGCCGGACCATGA
- a CDS encoding ROK family protein, with translation MSFLAVGIDVGGTKIAAGLAAFPEGSLYGRRTIPTRAERGGRAVLDEVLRLARELAGEAVARGQTIQAIGLGVCELVDREGRLASANCIRWLDQPVREELAAIAPTVLEADVRAAAQAEAWFGAAQTFRDFLYVTVGTGISCCLMLDGRPYAGSRGATGTMGSSPLSVPCETCGGVNTRTLEEIASGPALVARFNAVGGVATSGQDVLAAAMSGHPEARRIVTTASRALESQVALLVNILDPEAVVLGGGLGLSEGAYWDEFIAATRRHIWSETHRGLPMLRAATGADAGWLGAAAKAWRQVA, from the coding sequence ATGAGCTTCCTTGCCGTGGGCATCGATGTGGGCGGGACGAAGATCGCCGCCGGGCTGGCGGCGTTTCCGGAGGGTTCGCTGTACGGGCGGCGCACGATTCCGACGCGCGCGGAACGGGGCGGACGCGCGGTGCTCGACGAGGTGCTGCGGCTCGCGCGGGAACTGGCCGGGGAGGCCGTGGCACGCGGGCAGACGATCCAGGCGATCGGTCTCGGCGTGTGCGAACTGGTGGACCGCGAAGGCCGGCTGGCCAGTGCGAACTGTATCCGGTGGCTGGACCAGCCCGTGCGCGAGGAACTCGCGGCGATCGCCCCGACGGTGCTGGAAGCCGATGTCCGCGCCGCCGCGCAGGCCGAGGCGTGGTTCGGTGCGGCACAAACCTTCCGGGATTTCCTCTATGTCACCGTCGGCACGGGCATCAGTTGCTGTCTCATGCTCGACGGACGGCCGTATGCCGGCTCGCGGGGTGCGACCGGCACGATGGGCAGCAGTCCTTTGAGCGTGCCGTGCGAAACCTGTGGCGGCGTGAACACGCGCACGCTGGAGGAGATCGCCTCCGGCCCGGCGCTGGTGGCCCGCTTCAACGCCGTTGGCGGCGTGGCCACGAGCGGTCAGGACGTGCTGGCGGCGGCCATGTCCGGCCATCCCGAAGCCCGCCGGATCGTCACGACCGCAAGCCGCGCTCTCGAGTCCCAGGTCGCTCTGCTCGTCAACATTCTCGACCCGGAGGCCGTCGTTCTGGGCGGCGGACTGGGCTTGAGCGAGGGCGCGTACTGGGACGAATTCATCGCCGCGACCCGCCGGCACATCTGGTCGGAGACCCACCGCGGCCTGCCGATGCTCCGCGCCGCCACCGGGGCCGACGCCGGCTGGCTCGGCGCCGCAGCGAAGGCCTGGAGACAGGTCGCATGA
- a CDS encoding OmpA family protein yields MNREAWFVFFGMVVVAVLSATGYVAWQKHRQLEIVRTQLSDLRRDGEAHAARLAEAWKEVEMTRDREEALAEQMARAASSQKRLESELRSVLESRDVAVSDLQGRLTVTILDRILFDSGDATLKPEGMRVLDEVAQVLARYTNRPVQVFGHTDNVPIRLRFPSNWELSMARALAAVRYLTEKAGVDPRRLSAVGCGEHQPIADNATPEGRARNRRIALVVLPDLFVPTDVVPDEPGEPGEPAVPDAFPEDVPVHSPAGASGRLPDDGDSVEPVAPSTPAKSPAPMPAPGAVSPPPEAQPLADPPPRDPGLFDGPVEVTPEEDTPVPGTPQDPGQRRD; encoded by the coding sequence ATGAATCGCGAGGCGTGGTTCGTGTTTTTCGGCATGGTGGTGGTGGCGGTCCTGAGTGCCACCGGCTACGTCGCCTGGCAGAAACATCGCCAACTCGAGATCGTCCGGACCCAGCTCTCCGATCTGCGCCGCGACGGCGAGGCCCACGCTGCAAGACTGGCGGAGGCGTGGAAGGAAGTGGAGATGACGCGGGATCGTGAGGAGGCGCTCGCCGAACAGATGGCCCGGGCTGCCAGCTCCCAGAAGCGCCTCGAATCGGAACTGCGCTCCGTCCTCGAGTCCCGCGATGTGGCCGTCTCCGATCTTCAGGGGCGCCTGACGGTCACGATCCTCGACCGCATCCTGTTCGATTCCGGGGACGCCACCCTGAAGCCGGAGGGCATGAGGGTCCTCGACGAAGTGGCCCAGGTCCTTGCCCGGTACACCAACCGTCCGGTCCAGGTGTTCGGGCACACGGACAATGTTCCCATCCGGTTGCGCTTCCCCAGCAACTGGGAACTCTCGATGGCCCGCGCCCTGGCGGCGGTCCGGTACCTCACGGAGAAGGCCGGAGTGGACCCCAGGCGGCTTTCGGCGGTGGGGTGCGGCGAACATCAGCCGATCGCCGACAATGCCACCCCCGAAGGCCGCGCCCGAAACCGTCGCATCGCCCTGGTGGTGCTCCCCGATCTGTTCGTTCCCACCGATGTCGTGCCAGACGAACCCGGGGAACCCGGGGAACCGGCCGTCCCCGATGCATTCCCGGAAGACGTTCCGGTCCATTCCCCCGCAGGGGCGAGTGGGCGTCTGCCCGATGATGGGGATTCCGTCGAACCCGTCGCACCCTCCACTCCCGCCAAGTCCCCCGCGCCGATGCCGGCTCCGGGCGCCGTCTCGCCCCCGCCTGAGGCACAGCCCCTTGCGGATCCTCCGCCCCGGGATCCCGGACTCTTCGATGGGCCGGTCGAGGTCACGCCGGAAGAGGACACGCCGGTGCCGGGTACGCCGCAGGATCCCGGACAACGGCGCGACTAG
- a CDS encoding sigma-54-dependent Fis family transcriptional regulator has translation MRSAARDAPVSAARLLIVDDDAGQRGLLEAFLRSQGFETVTAPCGEEALALLAEGGFGMMISDVRMPGISGLETLRRARERHAVLPVLLVTGYADIREAVGAMRDGAVNYLSKPIDLDELLASVRHALGLVQAGPSPAVPDRALPPHVVARSPLMRALFRDAALIAGSDSRVLMAGESGAGKEVLADVIHHWSHRADGPLVKVNCAAIPEALLESELFGHERGAFTGATSQRIGRFEQATDGTIFLDEIGDMSPNLQAKLLRVTQDGRFQRVGSNREIGSNARILAASNRNLEEEVRQGRFREDLFYRLNVVELSVPPLRERREDIQPLANHFLEQFAQGRARLSSAVTEILDRYAWPGNVRELRNAMERAALLSRGDVVLPEHLPNRIRATATVTAGPPPDPGEVMRLDALERQTILQVLHEQDFNRTGTARVLGISRRALIYKLQRLRELGCRVDAPGTGSGTPGLERGSDPAAQPPES, from the coding sequence ATGCGCTCCGCCGCCCGCGACGCCCCGGTTTCCGCGGCCCGCCTCCTGATCGTGGACGACGATGCCGGACAGCGGGGTCTGCTGGAGGCGTTTCTGCGGAGCCAGGGATTCGAGACGGTGACGGCCCCATGCGGGGAGGAGGCCCTGGCCCTGCTCGCCGAGGGCGGCTTCGGGATGATGATCTCCGATGTGCGGATGCCGGGGATCTCCGGCCTGGAAACGCTGCGTCGGGCCCGCGAACGCCATGCGGTGCTCCCGGTCCTGCTGGTGACGGGGTACGCCGACATCCGGGAGGCGGTGGGCGCCATGCGGGATGGCGCGGTGAATTACCTCTCCAAACCGATCGACCTGGACGAATTGCTCGCGTCGGTGCGGCACGCGCTGGGCCTGGTCCAGGCCGGTCCCTCTCCCGCCGTTCCCGACCGTGCCCTGCCCCCGCATGTGGTGGCGCGAAGCCCCCTGATGCGGGCCCTGTTCCGGGATGCCGCGTTGATCGCCGGGTCCGACAGCCGGGTCCTGATGGCCGGCGAGAGCGGGGCCGGCAAGGAGGTGCTGGCCGACGTGATCCATCATTGGAGCCATCGCGCGGACGGCCCCCTGGTGAAGGTCAATTGCGCGGCCATTCCCGAGGCGCTTCTCGAAAGCGAGTTGTTCGGCCACGAACGTGGTGCCTTCACCGGGGCCACCAGCCAGCGGATCGGACGGTTCGAGCAGGCCACCGACGGGACCATCTTCCTGGACGAGATCGGCGACATGTCGCCGAACCTTCAGGCCAAGCTCCTGAGGGTGACCCAGGACGGCCGCTTCCAGCGGGTCGGTTCGAACCGGGAGATCGGCTCCAACGCGCGCATCCTGGCGGCCTCGAACCGGAACCTCGAGGAGGAGGTCCGCCAGGGACGGTTTCGCGAGGACCTGTTCTACCGCCTCAACGTGGTGGAACTGAGCGTCCCCCCTTTGCGCGAACGGCGGGAGGACATCCAGCCTCTCGCCAACCATTTTCTCGAGCAGTTCGCCCAAGGCCGGGCCCGCCTCTCTTCCGCGGTGACCGAAATCCTCGATCGCTACGCCTGGCCGGGCAATGTGCGGGAACTTCGCAACGCCATGGAACGGGCCGCGCTCCTCTCGCGCGGCGACGTCGTCCTGCCCGAACACCTGCCCAACCGCATCCGCGCGACGGCGACGGTCACGGCGGGGCCGCCGCCGGACCCCGGCGAGGTGATGCGTCTCGATGCCCTCGAACGGCAGACCATCCTTCAGGTCCTGCACGAGCAGGATTTCAACCGCACCGGGACGGCCCGTGTGCTCGGCATCAGCCGGCGGGCCCTGATCTACAAGCTTCAGCGCCTCCGGGAACTCGGTTGCAGGGTCGATGCCCCGGGCACCGGTTCCGGCACGCCCGGCCTCGAAAGAGGTTCCGACCCGGCCGCACAGCCTCCGGAATCCTGA
- a CDS encoding type II secretion system protein GspD, which yields MPKESLFQTDARPGPQALCGPKRFPRLRGASAAWMRPFFAAAWVAAGVMALTSPAWSQTAQRAGAINYPSSTQIGGATVTFDQETRKLIVVADEETASYVSQVVTNLDRPAPQVLIKVVFLEVTYRKGFDIGIEGNYRRGMGNSTTGSINQAFGLAQQGALPTPPGAGIYQILGDDFQVTLRAIAEAGKTEVLSRPSILARNNQQAVITVGQQVPLITNVRYDNFGNQINAVSYTSVGIILRVTPFITSDGMVEMIVSPEISNLSDATVPIAAGVNAPVINSRSADTVVVTPDGQTVIIGGLMSNNKIETDSKVPFLGDIPLLGNLFKRRSQAGTKTELLIFLTPHIVKAPAHLAAVADRERAHQELVPQAFSEAELNRFLHDQPRPAPAPGRGETRSERRQRNR from the coding sequence ATGCCAAAGGAATCGTTGTTCCAAACCGATGCCCGACCGGGGCCGCAGGCGTTGTGCGGTCCGAAGCGTTTCCCACGCCTCCGGGGCGCTTCCGCCGCCTGGATGCGTCCCTTTTTCGCCGCGGCGTGGGTTGCCGCGGGCGTCATGGCCCTGACCAGCCCCGCATGGTCGCAGACCGCCCAGCGGGCCGGGGCCATCAACTACCCGAGCAGCACCCAGATCGGAGGGGCCACGGTCACCTTCGATCAGGAGACCCGGAAGCTGATCGTGGTGGCCGACGAGGAGACGGCGTCCTACGTGAGCCAGGTGGTCACCAACCTCGACCGTCCGGCGCCCCAGGTCCTGATCAAGGTGGTCTTTCTCGAGGTGACCTACCGCAAGGGCTTCGACATCGGAATCGAGGGGAACTACCGGCGCGGCATGGGCAATTCGACGACCGGAAGCATCAACCAGGCCTTCGGTCTCGCCCAGCAGGGCGCGTTGCCGACCCCGCCCGGCGCCGGGATCTACCAGATCCTTGGAGACGATTTTCAGGTGACGCTGCGCGCCATCGCCGAGGCCGGCAAGACCGAGGTGCTGTCGCGTCCCTCGATCCTTGCCCGCAACAACCAGCAGGCGGTGATCACGGTCGGGCAACAGGTGCCGCTGATCACCAACGTGCGGTACGACAACTTCGGCAACCAGATCAACGCCGTCAGCTACACCAGCGTTGGCATCATCCTGCGGGTCACCCCTTTCATCACTTCGGACGGCATGGTGGAGATGATTGTCTCGCCGGAGATCTCGAACCTCTCGGACGCGACGGTGCCCATTGCGGCCGGGGTGAACGCTCCGGTGATCAACTCGCGGTCGGCGGACACGGTGGTGGTCACGCCGGACGGGCAGACGGTGATCATCGGGGGGCTGATGTCGAACAACAAGATCGAGACCGACAGCAAGGTGCCGTTCCTGGGTGACATCCCGCTGCTGGGAAACCTGTTCAAGCGGCGGAGCCAGGCGGGGACAAAGACGGAACTGCTGATCTTTCTCACGCCGCACATTGTCAAGGCGCCGGCCCATCTGGCGGCCGTGGCGGACCGGGAGCGGGCGCATCAGGAACTGGTCCCGCAGGCCTTCTCGGAAGCCGAACTGAACCGCTTCCTGCACGATCAACCGCGTCCCGCGCCGGCCCCCGGCCGGGGTGAAACCCGGTCCGAACGGCGTCAGCGCAACCGCTGA